The Acidimicrobiales bacterium genome contains a region encoding:
- a CDS encoding LLM class F420-dependent oxidoreductase codes for MRNLKLGLVVGYWPSSGPPPDAAEQIAAAESLGFESVWTAEAYGSDCFTPLAWWGAATERIKLGTSITQISARTPASTAMTAITLDHLSGGRLILGLGVSGPQVVEGWYGQTYAKPLARTREYVEIVRRIVARDEPVSYEGEFYSMPLPEGEGTGLGKPLKSIVRPLRTDIPIYLGAEGPKNVAMAAEIADGWLPMFFSPKADGFYREALAEGFARPGARRKPDEFEVACVVPIIPGDDVEACADLMRPMLALYVGGMGAKDRNFHKDVFARLGYEAECEAIQDAYLDGRKADAAALVPTAMVEDVYLVGPPEKLRDDLEAWRETCITTLLVSGPAPMLAQIADLVG; via the coding sequence ATGCGGAACCTGAAGCTGGGGTTGGTCGTCGGCTATTGGCCTTCGAGCGGACCGCCGCCGGACGCGGCCGAGCAGATCGCCGCGGCGGAGTCGCTGGGGTTCGAGTCGGTGTGGACGGCCGAGGCCTACGGGTCCGACTGCTTCACGCCGCTCGCCTGGTGGGGCGCGGCCACGGAGCGCATCAAGCTGGGCACGTCGATCACGCAGATCTCGGCCCGCACGCCGGCGTCCACGGCGATGACCGCCATCACGCTCGACCACCTGTCGGGCGGGCGGCTCATCCTGGGCCTGGGCGTGTCGGGGCCGCAGGTGGTCGAGGGCTGGTACGGCCAGACCTACGCCAAGCCCCTGGCCCGCACGCGGGAGTACGTCGAGATCGTGCGCCGCATCGTCGCCCGCGACGAGCCGGTGAGCTACGAGGGCGAGTTCTACTCGATGCCCCTGCCGGAGGGGGAGGGGACCGGGCTGGGCAAGCCGCTCAAGTCGATCGTGCGGCCACTGCGCACCGACATCCCCATCTACCTGGGCGCCGAGGGGCCGAAGAACGTGGCCATGGCCGCGGAGATCGCCGACGGCTGGCTGCCGATGTTCTTCTCGCCCAAGGCCGACGGCTTCTACCGGGAGGCGCTGGCGGAGGGCTTCGCCCGACCGGGGGCGCGCCGCAAGCCCGACGAGTTCGAGGTCGCCTGCGTGGTGCCGATCATCCCCGGCGACGACGTCGAGGCCTGCGCCGACCTCATGCGACCGATGCTGGCGCTGTACGTCGGCGGCATGGGAGCGAAGGACCGCAACTTCCACAAGGACGTCTTCGCCCGCCTCGGCTACGAGGCCGAGTGCGAGGCGATCCAGGACGCCTACCTCGACGGGCGCAAGGCCGACGCCGCGGCGCTGGTCCCGACGGCGATGGTCGAGGACGTGTACCTCGTGGGCCCGCCGGAGAAGCTCCGCGACGACCTAGAGGCCTGGCGGGAGACCTGCATCACCACGCTGCTGGTGTCGGGACCGGCCCCGATGCTGGCGCAGATCGCCGACCTCGTCGGCTGA
- a CDS encoding DEAD/DEAH box helicase encodes MVTTFADLGVPPQLRAVLAKRGISEPFPIQAATIPDALAGRDICGRAPTGSGKTLAFGLAIATLDPIATPRRPRALVLVPTRELASQVAGEIAQLLPASGKGKQRHDNVVAVYGGASYGPQRRALSQGAAVVVACPGRLEDLLEQRDVDLRDVDIVVLDEADRMADMGFMPSVRRILDQTNEKRQTLLFSATLDGEIDKIVRRYQRDPARHEVGQDENDLSEVEHVFWRAEPAERTGLAAALVNRHGRAIVFSRTRHGADRIARQLTQTGVDAVAIHGNRSQAQRERALSAFSNGRAAALVATDVAARGIHVDDVGCVVHYDLPPDPKDYVHRSGRTGRAGASGMVVAFVPKAQFKAARTLQRAVGLPEQIDTPDVDPSEIPARRAPSREHPRDLADELAGDRPRRPRPRSGGAHSNGNGNGSGGAAKGGTWRKRANVAKSKARTGGSGGGGQRRR; translated from the coding sequence GTGGTTACCACCTTCGCCGATCTCGGCGTCCCCCCTCAGCTGCGCGCGGTCCTTGCCAAGCGCGGCATTTCCGAGCCCTTCCCTATACAGGCTGCCACCATCCCCGACGCGCTCGCTGGGCGCGACATCTGCGGAAGGGCGCCGACGGGGTCGGGCAAGACGCTGGCCTTCGGGCTGGCGATCGCCACGCTCGACCCCATCGCCACCCCCCGGCGCCCCCGGGCGCTGGTGCTGGTACCGACCCGTGAGCTCGCCTCCCAGGTGGCCGGCGAGATCGCCCAGCTGCTGCCGGCGTCCGGCAAGGGCAAGCAGCGCCACGACAACGTGGTCGCCGTGTACGGCGGCGCCTCCTACGGGCCGCAGCGCCGGGCGCTGTCCCAGGGCGCGGCCGTGGTCGTCGCCTGCCCGGGCCGCCTCGAGGACCTGCTGGAGCAGCGTGACGTCGACCTGCGCGACGTCGACATCGTCGTGCTCGACGAGGCCGACCGCATGGCCGACATGGGCTTCATGCCCTCGGTGCGGCGCATCCTCGACCAGACCAACGAGAAGCGGCAGACCCTGCTGTTCTCGGCCACCCTCGACGGCGAGATCGACAAGATCGTGCGCCGCTACCAGCGCGACCCGGCCCGCCACGAGGTGGGCCAGGACGAGAACGACCTCAGCGAGGTCGAGCACGTGTTCTGGCGGGCCGAGCCGGCCGAGCGGACGGGCCTCGCGGCCGCGCTGGTGAACCGGCACGGCCGGGCCATCGTGTTCAGCCGCACCCGTCACGGCGCCGACCGGATCGCCCGGCAGCTCACCCAGACCGGCGTCGACGCGGTGGCCATCCACGGCAACCGCTCGCAGGCGCAGCGGGAGCGGGCGCTGTCGGCGTTCTCGAACGGTCGGGCCGCGGCGCTGGTGGCCACCGACGTGGCCGCCCGCGGCATCCACGTCGACGACGTGGGCTGCGTGGTCCACTACGACCTGCCGCCCGACCCGAAGGACTACGTCCACCGCTCGGGCCGCACCGGCCGGGCCGGCGCGTCCGGCATGGTCGTCGCCTTCGTGCCCAAGGCGCAGTTCAAGGCCGCCCGGACCCTCCAGCGGGCCGTCGGCCTTCCCGAGCAGATCGACACCCCTGACGTCGACCCCAGCGAGATCCCGGCCCGCCGGGCGCCCAGCCGGGAGCACCCGCGGGACCTCGCCGACGAGCTTGCGGGCGACCGCCCCCGTCGCCCTCGCCCCCGCAGTGGGGGAGCGCATTCCAACGGCAACGGGAACGGAAGCGGCGGCGCCGCCAAGGGTGGCACGTGGCGCAAGCGGGCCAACGTCGCCAAGTCGAAGGCCCGCACCGGCGGGAGTGGTGGGGGAGGCCAGCGCCGCCGCTGA